A genomic window from Shewanella vesiculosa includes:
- the murB gene encoding UDP-N-acetylmuramate dehydrogenase, translated as MSISLTALNTLGLNQHCASLVEVTSKNELITRCIELYQQQNPMLILGGGSNLVFTDDFQGTVVKVRTTGIVIDQDDDFYYLTVQAGENWHHLVEYCLSREIYGLENMALIPGTVGAAPIQNIGAYGVEFNRFCHQIQFLQLDTGKLVHFDNDQCHFGYRESIFKQQLKNLAVITEVTLKLAKQWQAVTNYGPLQHLDPATVTARQIFDCVCHVRQSKLPDPKKLGNVGSFFKNPVVSIDVYNTLKTRYAALVGYPQGDDHYKLAAGWLIEQAGLKGFNIGDAAVHQEQALVLVNLGNASGKEVCQLALYVIQTVFNKFGVRLQPEPRILGSAGEIDINE; from the coding sequence ATGTCTATCTCCCTTACTGCATTAAACACACTCGGCCTAAATCAGCATTGCGCTTCTTTAGTTGAAGTCACTAGCAAAAATGAGCTAATCACTAGATGTATTGAGTTGTATCAACAACAAAACCCAATGCTTATACTTGGTGGCGGAAGTAATCTGGTATTTACTGATGACTTTCAGGGAACGGTTGTTAAGGTGAGGACTACGGGAATTGTGATTGATCAAGACGATGACTTCTATTATCTCACTGTACAAGCGGGAGAAAATTGGCATCACTTGGTTGAGTATTGCCTTTCGAGAGAGATTTATGGTTTAGAAAATATGGCCCTGATCCCTGGGACTGTTGGCGCCGCTCCTATACAAAATATTGGTGCTTATGGTGTTGAATTTAATCGGTTCTGTCATCAGATTCAGTTTTTACAACTGGATACCGGAAAGTTAGTCCATTTTGATAATGACCAATGTCACTTTGGCTATCGCGAGTCTATTTTTAAACAACAGCTTAAAAACTTAGCTGTTATCACTGAAGTGACTTTAAAGTTAGCTAAACAGTGGCAAGCCGTTACCAACTATGGTCCACTGCAACATTTAGATCCTGCAACTGTGACCGCGAGACAAATTTTTGATTGTGTTTGTCATGTTCGCCAATCTAAGCTACCAGATCCTAAAAAGTTAGGTAATGTGGGCAGTTTCTTTAAAAATCCTGTGGTATCAATAGATGTCTATAATACCCTTAAAACTCGTTATGCTGCTTTAGTGGGTTACCCACAAGGTGATGATCATTATAAACTTGCTGCCGGCTGGCTGATTGAGCAAGCTGGGTTGAAGGGCTTTAATATAGGTGATGCAGCGGTTCATCAAGAACAAGCTTTGGTTTTAGTTAACCTTGGTAATGCTTCAGGTAAAGAAGTATGCCAATTAGCGCTGTACGTCATTCAGACGGTTTTTAATAAGTTTGGCGTTAGATTACAACCTGAGCCAAGGATTCTAGGTTCTGCTGGGGAGATAGACATAAATGAATGA
- the secE gene encoding preprotein translocase subunit SecE has translation MTTNTENQSNSLDIVKWGIAALLIATAVIGNQFYADANVVARVAGVIIAFAIAGIIALQTSKGKQAQSFAREAHIEVRKVVWPTRQEALNTTFIVLAATAVMALILWGLDAILLRVVNLITGV, from the coding sequence ATGACAACAAATACTGAAAACCAGAGTAATTCTTTGGATATCGTTAAGTGGGGCATAGCAGCATTGCTTATTGCTACTGCTGTTATAGGCAATCAATTTTATGCAGATGCTAATGTTGTAGCTCGTGTTGCTGGGGTAATTATTGCCTTTGCTATTGCAGGTATCATTGCACTGCAGACAAGTAAGGGAAAGCAGGCGCAATCTTTTGCTCGTGAAGCACATATTGAAGTGCGCAAAGTCGTTTGGCCAACTCGCCAAGAGGCGCTAAACACTACCTTTATTGTACTTGCAGCTACTGCAGTAATGGCATTAATCCTTTGGGGATTGGATGCTATATTGTTACGAGTAGTCAATTTAATTACTGGCGTATAG
- the rplK gene encoding 50S ribosomal protein L11 — translation MAKKIEAYIKLQVAAGAANPSPPVGPALGQKGVNIMEFCKAFNARTEKFEKGMPIPVVITVYNDRSFTFETKTPPASFLLLKAVGLKSGSGRPNTQKVGTIKRSAVQEIAESKAADMTGADIEAMTRSIEGTARSMGLVVED, via the coding sequence ATGGCAAAGAAAATTGAAGCTTATATCAAGCTACAAGTAGCAGCCGGTGCTGCAAACCCGTCTCCACCAGTTGGACCTGCTTTAGGTCAAAAAGGTGTGAACATTATGGAATTCTGTAAAGCATTCAACGCTCGTACTGAAAAGTTCGAAAAAGGTATGCCGATTCCTGTTGTTATCACTGTATATAACGACCGTTCTTTCACTTTTGAAACTAAGACTCCACCTGCATCTTTCTTATTGCTTAAAGCAGTAGGTCTGAAATCAGGTTCTGGCCGTCCTAATACTCAAAAAGTAGGTACTATTAAGCGTAGCGCAGTTCAGGAAATTGCTGAATCTAAAGCCGCTGATATGACTGGTGCTGATATTGAAGCGATGACTCGCTCAATTGAAGGTACTGCACGTTCAATGGGTTTGGTAGTAGAGGACTAA
- the nusG gene encoding transcription termination/antitermination protein NusG, with the protein MTEVTEAKKRWYVIQAFSGYEGRVLKTLLEHIKMHNMEAYFGEILVPTEEVVEMRAGQRRKSERKFFPGYVLVQMEMNDDSWHLVKSIPRVMGFIGGTSDRPAPISDKEADAILQRLQDTVESPTHRIMYEPGEVVRVCDGPFADFNGTIEEVDYEKNRIKVSVMIFGRSTPVELDFNQVEKS; encoded by the coding sequence ATGACTGAAGTTACAGAAGCGAAAAAAAGATGGTATGTGATCCAAGCCTTTTCAGGCTATGAAGGCCGTGTGCTTAAAACACTGCTAGAACATATCAAAATGCATAACATGGAAGCATACTTTGGTGAGATTTTAGTTCCTACTGAAGAAGTTGTTGAAATGCGTGCAGGTCAACGCCGTAAAAGTGAACGCAAATTTTTCCCTGGTTATGTATTGGTCCAGATGGAAATGAACGATGACAGCTGGCACTTAGTCAAAAGCATTCCACGTGTAATGGGCTTTATCGGTGGAACATCGGATCGCCCTGCACCGATTTCTGACAAAGAAGCTGATGCAATTCTTCAGCGTCTACAAGATACTGTTGAGTCTCCAACTCATCGTATTATGTATGAGCCTGGTGAAGTGGTTCGCGTTTGTGACGGTCCATTTGCTGACTTTAACGGTACAATCGAAGAAGTCGATTATGAAAAGAACCGTATTAAAGTTTCGGTGATGATTTTCGGTCGTTCAACACCAGTAGAACTCGATTTTAATCAAGTCGAAAAGAGCTGA
- the birA gene encoding bifunctional biotin--[acetyl-CoA-carboxylase] ligase/biotin operon repressor BirA: MNEHWSRKRQILACLHHEHFVSGEVIAQSLSLTRAAINQHIDALKDYGIEIYSVKGRGYKLATPMSLVNESILVNNVDGRCFYFDETTSTNAFLLGHTSELKSGDICIAEYQSAGRGRRGRKWLSPYGHHIYASMFWRLHSDISKASGLSLVVGCSIVKALSAFGVEGLGLKWPNDIYLEHKKLAGILVEIAHSSAQQTELVIGFGINMSMSAEQGGLIDQPWSDLSSLMSMPDKTELLIQLHKTLKTDLQLFEQKGLGAFLDRWNKYDLFANRDVSLIMAPNCVNGICRGIDDQGALLLETDQGIKRYLGGEISLRAAT, encoded by the coding sequence ATGAATGAACATTGGTCTCGTAAACGTCAAATTTTAGCTTGTTTGCATCATGAGCATTTTGTTTCTGGTGAGGTGATAGCGCAGTCTCTATCGCTTACTCGGGCGGCGATTAATCAGCATATCGACGCATTAAAAGATTATGGCATTGAAATCTACAGCGTAAAGGGGAGAGGTTATAAGTTAGCGACGCCAATGTCCTTAGTAAATGAGTCAATTCTTGTCAATAATGTTGATGGCCGCTGTTTTTATTTTGATGAAACAACAAGCACTAATGCTTTTTTACTTGGACATACTAGTGAGCTTAAATCGGGTGATATTTGCATCGCTGAATATCAATCTGCAGGCAGAGGTCGAAGAGGCAGGAAATGGTTGTCTCCCTACGGGCACCATATTTATGCATCCATGTTCTGGCGTTTACATAGCGATATTAGCAAAGCAAGTGGCTTAAGCTTAGTGGTTGGTTGTTCTATTGTTAAGGCTTTATCAGCGTTTGGGGTTGAGGGGCTAGGTTTAAAATGGCCGAATGACATTTATCTAGAACATAAAAAATTAGCAGGGATTTTAGTCGAAATAGCCCACTCATCTGCGCAACAAACCGAGCTTGTAATTGGTTTTGGCATTAATATGAGTATGTCTGCAGAACAAGGCGGGCTTATTGATCAGCCCTGGAGTGATCTCTCCAGTTTAATGAGTATGCCAGATAAAACCGAGCTGTTGATCCAACTGCACAAAACCCTTAAAACTGATCTTCAGTTATTTGAGCAAAAAGGGTTGGGCGCTTTTTTGGATCGCTGGAATAAGTATGATTTATTTGCTAATCGCGATGTTTCATTAATCATGGCACCCAATTGTGTGAATGGTATTTGTCGAGGCATTGATGATCAAGGTGCTTTATTGCTTGAAACTGACCAAGGTATTAAGCGCTATTTAGGTGGTGAAATCAGTCTTCGAGCAGCGACATAG
- the tuf gene encoding elongation factor Tu, with translation MAKAKFERNKPHVNVGTIGHVDHGKTTLTAAISAVLSKTYGGEVKNFAQIDNAPEERERGITINTSHIEYDTPIRHYAHVDCPGHADYVKNMITGAAQMDGAILVVAATDGPMPQTREHILLSRQVGVPFIIVFMNKCDMVDDEELLELVEMEVRELLSEYDFPGDDLPVIQGSALKALEGQPEWEAKILELAEALDTYIPEPARDIDKPFLLPIEDVFSISGRGTVVTGRVERGIVRVSDEVEIVGVRPTTKTTCTGVEMFRKLLDEGRAGENCGVLLRGTKRDDVERGQVLAKPGSINPHTTFESEVYVLSKEEGGRHTPFFKGYRPQFFFRTTDVTGTIELPEGVEMVMPGDNIKMVVTLIYPIAMDDGLRFAIREGGRTVGAGVVAKIIA, from the coding sequence ATGGCAAAAGCTAAATTTGAACGTAACAAGCCCCATGTAAACGTGGGCACCATCGGTCACGTTGACCATGGTAAAACAACTTTAACAGCAGCAATCTCTGCCGTTTTGTCTAAAACTTATGGTGGTGAAGTTAAAAACTTCGCTCAAATCGATAACGCTCCAGAAGAGCGTGAGCGCGGTATTACGATTAATACTTCTCACATCGAATATGACACACCAATTCGTCACTACGCACACGTAGACTGTCCAGGTCACGCGGATTATGTTAAAAACATGATTACCGGTGCTGCACAGATGGACGGCGCAATCTTAGTAGTTGCTGCGACAGACGGCCCAATGCCACAAACACGTGAGCACATCCTGCTTTCACGTCAGGTTGGTGTACCTTTCATCATCGTATTCATGAACAAGTGTGACATGGTAGATGACGAAGAATTACTAGAATTAGTTGAAATGGAAGTGCGTGAGCTTCTTTCAGAATACGACTTCCCAGGTGATGATTTACCAGTAATTCAAGGTTCAGCTCTTAAGGCACTAGAAGGCCAGCCAGAGTGGGAAGCTAAGATCCTTGAGCTTGCAGAAGCTTTAGACACTTATATTCCAGAACCAGCTCGTGACATCGACAAGCCATTCCTACTACCAATCGAAGACGTATTCTCGATTTCAGGTCGTGGTACAGTGGTAACAGGTCGTGTTGAACGTGGTATAGTTCGCGTATCAGACGAAGTTGAAATTGTTGGTGTTCGTCCAACAACTAAAACAACTTGTACTGGTGTAGAAATGTTCCGCAAGTTACTTGACGAAGGTCGTGCTGGCGAAAACTGTGGTGTGTTATTACGTGGTACTAAGCGTGATGACGTAGAACGTGGCCAAGTACTAGCTAAGCCTGGTTCAATTAACCCGCATACTACATTCGAATCAGAAGTGTACGTGTTATCAAAAGAAGAAGGCGGACGTCATACTCCATTCTTCAAAGGTTACCGTCCACAGTTCTTCTTCCGTACAACAGACGTAACAGGCACAATTGAGTTACCAGAAGGCGTAGAAATGGTTATGCCTGGTGATAACATCAAGATGGTAGTTACCCTGATTTACCCAATCGCGATGGACGACGGTTTACGTTTCGCTATCCGTGAAGGTGGCCGTACAGTTGGTGCAGGTGTTGTAGCTAAAATCATCGCGTAA
- the coaA gene encoding type I pantothenate kinase, producing MNPINSIQDALYFAFQREHWAELRKSVPLTLSQAELENLRGMNEKLSLDEVTDIYLPLSRLLNLFVGSKQQRGLVLDKFLEQKASPGPYIISIAGSVAVGKSTTARILQTLLQRWPEHPKVDLVTTDGFLYPLADLKRKGLLQRKGFPESYDMKMLVEFISAVKAGNKEILAPLYSHVTYDRCHDEHQAIRQPDILILEGLNVLQTGLDTPIDTRRPFVSDFVDFSIYVDADESLLKDWYKQRFLQFRTGAFSDPNSFFHHYSSLTDDEANVIAANIWDTINGPNLSLNIQPTRERAHLILQKGPNHLMDRVLLRK from the coding sequence ATGAACCCAATTAACTCAATACAAGATGCACTCTACTTTGCTTTTCAGCGCGAGCATTGGGCTGAATTACGCAAATCAGTGCCACTCACATTGAGTCAGGCTGAATTAGAAAACCTGCGTGGTATGAATGAAAAGCTGTCTTTAGATGAAGTCACTGACATTTACCTTCCTCTCAGCCGTTTACTGAATTTATTTGTCGGCTCTAAACAACAGCGTGGACTCGTTCTTGATAAGTTTCTTGAACAGAAAGCTTCTCCAGGTCCTTACATTATTAGTATCGCAGGAAGCGTAGCTGTCGGTAAGAGCACCACAGCACGCATCTTACAGACGTTATTACAGCGTTGGCCCGAGCATCCTAAAGTTGATTTAGTCACTACTGATGGTTTTTTATATCCATTAGCAGATTTAAAGCGTAAAGGACTACTGCAGCGTAAAGGTTTTCCTGAAAGTTATGACATGAAAATGTTAGTCGAATTTATATCGGCTGTTAAAGCTGGAAATAAAGAGATATTGGCACCACTTTATTCTCATGTCACTTATGATAGATGTCACGATGAACATCAAGCTATTCGCCAACCTGACATTTTGATTTTAGAAGGTTTAAATGTACTGCAAACGGGTTTAGATACCCCAATCGACACCAGAAGACCTTTTGTATCAGATTTTGTCGATTTCTCGATTTATGTTGATGCCGATGAGTCATTGCTTAAAGATTGGTATAAACAACGATTCTTGCAATTTAGAACTGGGGCGTTTAGTGACCCAAACTCATTCTTTCATCACTACTCTTCTTTGACCGACGATGAAGCGAATGTAATTGCTGCCAATATTTGGGATACCATCAATGGCCCAAATTTATCATTAAATATTCAGCCGACACGCGAGCGAGCTCATTTGATTTTACAAAAAGGCCCCAACCACTTAATGGATCGGGTTTTACTGCGCAAATAA